A genomic segment from Dasypus novemcinctus isolate mDasNov1 chromosome X, mDasNov1.1.hap2, whole genome shotgun sequence encodes:
- the LOC139438006 gene encoding endogenous retrovirus group K member 8 Gag polyprotein-like — protein sequence MGASLSSRQVPQVRLLAVLLETHHVKVSLRQLQRYWDLLLPFNPWLVTCALWSPETYERLIQRVTSAMEQERKQFPPGLIPALVAIRACLQGVPSPASALACEPSHPLTCDPDGDDDTRSLPAQLEAALELNPPTASDPDPIQDGDLPPSSSLTAPCKQCQHGVLPPSSSSAPSSRLYPPLSVSSPSGPTPYACRPPFSAKPEEPPAPSWPVPGSDAATPPSWPVPGSDAATPPSWPVSGSDAATPPSWPESGSDVRHDVSMPPSWPVKNTVTAAPSWPAPVSTANASPPWPASSPAFPSNSGSIVNPSPLAYDTAFLTPPTPPLAQMFPLNPVRTPQNPQAWSPFSPKDIQMLRNAIKEDGLASPHAQDILKRMAIPRCIPYDWISLARAVLSPGQFIDWRAHLGVLIDNQIADNVRQGVHYPADAFLGFGPYGDPSTYTATPPGFFLQLRDCVFQAFRSCAAATPEPLMKLFQRPEEPFNEFVARVQAAAERQVVGNTACESFVKDILQEGVNPACKAIIRPLHDKPLQDWVLACSGVSGQTSALATAIVAAVQTTNTCFRCGQLGHFARECPNLPAPPQPVAQPIVPPPRPAPAARPPSTPCPRCGKGYHWARDCRVPRQPLNGRWGRPQPLSQEALRKAPKP from the coding sequence ATGGGAGCCTCTCTCTCGTCCCGCCAAGTCCCTCAAGTACGTTTACTCGCGGTCCTTTTAGaaactcaccacgtgaaggtctctctccgtcaactacagcggtattgggaccttctcctaccctttaacccttggctcgtcacctgtgctctctggagcccagagacttatgaacgtttaattcagcgggtaACGTCTGCTATGGAGCAAGaacgcaagcagtttccccctggCCTTATCCCGGCTCTtgtcgctatccgcgcctgtctccaaggcgtgccctcccctgcctccgctctcgcctgtgagcctagccaccctctcacttGCGAccctgatggagacgacgatacCCGCTCTCTGCCCGCCCAGCTCGAGGCTGCACTCGAACTgaatccccccacagcctctgaTCCAGACCCCATTCAAGATGGCGaccttccgccttcttcctccctGACCGcgccctgcaaacaatgccaacatggcgtgcttcctccttcttcttcctctgcgCCGtcttcccgcctctacccgcctctttcTGTCTCGTCACCATCCGGCCCCACCCCGTATGCCTGCCGGCCGCCAttttccgctaaaccggaagagcctccggcgccatcttggcctgtGCCCGGAAGTGACGCGGCTACCCCGCCATCTTGGCCTGTGCCCGGAAGTGACGCGGCCACCCCGCCATCTTGGCCCGTGTCCGGAAGTGACGCggccactccgccatcttggcccgagTCCGGAAGTGATGTCAGGCATGACGTCTCcatgccgccatcttggccagtcAAAAACACAGTTACTGCCGCGCCATCCTGGCCGGCGCCCGTTAGCACTGccaatgcctcacctccatggcccgcttcatCTCCCGCCTtccccagcaatagcgggagcatcgtGAACCCCTCTCCGCTggcgtacgacaccgcctttctcacccctcccactccgcctctggctcagatgttcccccttaaTCCCGTTCGCACTCCGCAGAACCCACAAGCGTGGAGCCCCTTttctcccaaagacatccaaatgctccgcaacgcgataaaagaggatggccttgccagtcCTCATGCCCAAGACATTCTCAAGCGTATggccatccctcgctgcatcccttacgactggatctctctagcccgagcggttctctcccccgggcaattcattgactggcgagcccatctcggtgtcctaatcgacaatcagattgctgACAACGTgcgtcagggtgtgcattaccctgcagaCGCATTTCTCGGGTTTGGCCCTTACGGTGATCCCAGCacctacactgccaccccgcctgggtttttcctccagctccgtgactgtgtttttcaagccttccgttcgtgcgccgcggccACCCCAGAGCCTCTCATGAAGCTCTTCCAAAGACCGGAGGAGCCGTTCAacgagttcgtagctcgtgtgcaagCCGCTGCAGAAAGGCAAGTTGTCGGCAACACAGCCtgcgagtccttcgttaaggacatcctaCAAGAGGGGgttaacccagcttgcaaagccatcatccGCCCCCTGCATGACAAGCcactccaagactgggtcctcgcctgctccggagtGTCTGGGCAAACTTCTGCGCTCGCAACAGCTATCGTCGCTGCAGttcaaacaaccaacacctgcttccgctgcggccAATTAGGCCACTTCGCTCgtgagtgccccaaccttccagCCCCACCACAGCCAGTAGCCCAGCCTATAGTGCCACCGCCGCGCCCTGCTCCTGCCGCCCgaccgccctccaccccctgcccgcgctgtggaaaagggtatcattgggcaCGCGACTGTCGTGTTCcaagacagcctttaaacgggcgatggggcaggcctcagcccctctcccaagaggccCTCCGGAAAGCTCCaaaaccataa